Proteins co-encoded in one Bacillota bacterium genomic window:
- a CDS encoding PDZ domain-containing protein gives MDFWILNIFLDIVRSLPQMITEPTFLVVTAIVLFLVYRQYLNIAEQKQRMYGAEGQDPRWQTLRALGYGILGGFLASLLFIILGISLSHAGIIYVWPLALILMLIYPRFLCFSYGGGIVAACSLIVGWPEVDVPSLMSLVAILHLVEAILIYFTGAQDPLPVYVRKEDGQVVGGFLLQKFWPLPFIGLFSILLTSEFMVDFATMPQWWPLIRPSIEVPADGILVYFPWLVVAAVGYGDIALSNHPKEKTRFSAGSLLVFAMVLLVLAVLGSQWLPLQYVATLFAPIGHELVIFLGRWREERRKGVFTNDDGPMVLDVLPHSIAKEVGLATGDIIRSVNRVPVETWYQVFETRLYTDVELEVENIFDGSRRIISLPQSSAHLGVIPAPSAYSRFNVDYGAGQRPGRLGRLLARLWRRLFPSRHFPKGD, from the coding sequence ATGGATTTCTGGATTCTGAATATTTTCCTTGACATTGTTCGCAGTCTTCCCCAGATGATCACGGAACCCACCTTCCTCGTGGTCACTGCGATCGTGCTGTTTCTGGTCTATCGGCAATACCTGAATATTGCCGAGCAAAAGCAGCGGATGTACGGTGCGGAGGGGCAGGATCCCCGGTGGCAAACCCTGAGGGCTTTGGGGTACGGGATCCTCGGTGGGTTCCTGGCGTCTTTACTATTCATTATCCTTGGCATCTCCCTCTCCCATGCAGGGATTATCTATGTTTGGCCTTTGGCTCTCATTCTGATGCTGATCTACCCGCGCTTTTTGTGCTTCTCCTACGGTGGGGGGATCGTGGCTGCCTGCAGTTTGATCGTGGGCTGGCCCGAGGTGGACGTTCCTTCCCTGATGAGTCTCGTCGCCATCCTCCACTTGGTGGAGGCCATCCTGATCTATTTCACCGGCGCCCAAGATCCCCTCCCGGTGTATGTCCGGAAGGAAGATGGGCAAGTAGTGGGAGGATTTCTCCTGCAGAAGTTCTGGCCCTTGCCCTTTATTGGGTTGTTTAGCATTTTGCTTACCTCGGAATTCATGGTGGACTTTGCCACCATGCCCCAGTGGTGGCCCCTGATTCGGCCCAGCATCGAAGTTCCTGCCGACGGTATCCTTGTCTACTTCCCCTGGCTGGTGGTGGCCGCGGTGGGCTATGGGGACATTGCCCTTTCCAACCACCCTAAGGAAAAGACCCGGTTTTCTGCGGGTAGTCTGCTGGTTTTCGCGATGGTCCTCTTGGTTCTTGCGGTCCTAGGTAGTCAATGGTTACCTCTACAGTATGTGGCGACCCTGTTTGCGCCCATCGGCCATGAACTGGTGATCTTCCTAGGGCGATGGAGAGAAGAGCGCCGCAAAGGTGTGTTTACCAACGACGACGGCCCCATGGTGCTCGATGTGTTACCGCACTCCATTGCGAAAGAGGTGGGCTTGGCCACGGGGGATATTATTCGCAGTGTGAATCGGGTGCCGGTGGAAACCTGGTATCAGGTTTTCGAAACCAGGTTATATACCGATGTAGAGCTGGAGGTCGAGAATATCTTCGATGGTTCCCGAAGGATAATCAGCCTGCCACAAAGTTCCGCCCATCTGGGAGTAATCCCGGCCCCTAGTGCCTACAGCCGTTTTAACGTGGACTATGGGGCGGGCCAGCGTCCCGGCCGGTTGGGGCGCCTTTTGGCCAGATTATGGCGACGACTGTTTCCCAGCCGACACTTCCCTAAGGGGGACTGA